One stretch of Streptomyces sp. MMBL 11-1 DNA includes these proteins:
- a CDS encoding Bcr/CflA family efflux MFS transporter translates to MPDSGGSRAQSAHIPTTGTGADGRPVPHGDAGALSVDPAAPQVTAPAGLPGAPDLPATPGLSGSAGLPGPAAKAARRTGLLVTMVLGGLTALPPLSMDMYLPALPAVTDSLGAPAATVQLTLTACLAGMALGQLVVGPMSDRWGRRKPLLLGMVVYVLATAICALAPTAELLIGFRLLQGLAGAAGIVIARAVVRDLYDGVEMARFFSTLMLISGVAPVIAPVIGGQVLRITDWRGIFVVLTAVGIVLTLVVWKWLHETLPPADRHTGGVADALRTMRGLLADRVFTGYMVAGGLAFAVLFAYIAASPFVVQEIYGASPQTFSLLFGLNSIGLITVGQINGKLLVGRISLDKVLGFGLAVIVLAAVALLLMTTGVFGEVGLVPVAAGLFVLMSAMGLAMPNTNAQALMRTKHAAGSASALLGTTSFLIGAVASPLVGIAGEDTAVPMAVVQVVCALSAVACFLLLCRPWRRAGREAAGI, encoded by the coding sequence ATGCCGGACAGCGGCGGCAGCCGGGCCCAGTCAGCGCACATACCCACCACCGGGACCGGGGCCGACGGCCGGCCGGTCCCGCACGGGGACGCGGGCGCCCTCTCCGTCGACCCCGCCGCCCCGCAGGTCACCGCCCCGGCCGGGCTGCCGGGAGCCCCCGACCTGCCGGCCACCCCCGGCCTCTCGGGATCCGCCGGACTCCCCGGCCCGGCGGCGAAGGCCGCCCGGCGCACCGGCCTCCTGGTCACCATGGTCCTCGGCGGGCTCACCGCACTCCCGCCGCTGTCCATGGACATGTACCTCCCCGCGCTCCCCGCCGTCACCGACTCCCTGGGCGCCCCCGCCGCCACCGTCCAGCTCACCCTGACCGCGTGCCTGGCCGGCATGGCGCTCGGCCAGCTCGTCGTCGGACCGATGAGCGACCGCTGGGGCCGCCGCAAGCCGCTGCTCCTCGGCATGGTCGTCTACGTCCTCGCCACCGCGATCTGCGCCCTGGCCCCCACCGCCGAACTCCTCATCGGCTTCCGCCTCCTCCAGGGGCTCGCCGGCGCGGCCGGCATCGTCATCGCGCGGGCCGTGGTGCGCGACCTCTACGACGGCGTGGAGATGGCCCGGTTCTTCTCCACCCTGATGCTGATCTCCGGCGTCGCCCCGGTCATCGCCCCGGTGATCGGCGGGCAGGTCCTGCGGATCACCGACTGGCGGGGCATCTTCGTCGTGCTGACCGCCGTCGGCATCGTGCTCACCCTGGTCGTCTGGAAATGGCTCCACGAGACGCTGCCGCCCGCCGACCGCCACACCGGCGGCGTCGCCGACGCCCTGCGCACCATGCGCGGGCTCCTCGCCGACCGGGTCTTCACCGGCTACATGGTCGCGGGCGGGCTCGCCTTCGCGGTCCTGTTCGCGTACATCGCCGCCTCCCCGTTCGTCGTGCAGGAGATCTACGGGGCCTCGCCGCAGACCTTCAGCCTGCTCTTCGGGCTCAACTCGATCGGCCTGATCACCGTCGGCCAGATCAACGGCAAGCTCCTCGTCGGCCGGATCAGCCTCGACAAGGTGCTCGGCTTCGGCCTCGCGGTGATCGTGCTGGCCGCCGTCGCGCTGCTGCTCATGACGACCGGCGTCTTCGGCGAGGTCGGCCTCGTGCCGGTCGCGGCCGGGCTCTTCGTCCTGATGTCGGCGATGGGCCTCGCGATGCCGAACACCAACGCCCAGGCCCTGATGCGCACCAAGCACGCGGCGGGCTCCGCCTCCGCGCTGCTCGGCACCACCTCGTTCCTCATCGGCGCCGTGGCCTCCCCGCTGGTCGGCATCGCGGGGGAGGACACGGCCGTACCGATGGCCGTGGTCCA
- a CDS encoding Gfo/Idh/MocA family protein → MGGSVRWGVLATGGIAARFTADVQGLPDAEVVAVASRTEASARDFAERHGIGRAYGSWAELVADDEVDVVYVATPHSAHHAAASLALRAGKHVLCEKAFTLNSREAKELVALARDRGLFLMEAMWTYLNPVVRRLTELVRDGAIGEIRTVQADFGFAGDFAPGHRLRDPDLGGGALLDLGVYPVSFAQLLLGEPDRIQADALLSPEGVDLNTGMLLGWDSGATALLSCSIVGHHPTAATVIGTAGRIDLPRDFFHPDHFVLRRAGAEPETITSGPGPRGLTGMQYEAAEVMRAVRAGESESPLVPLEGSLAVMRTLDAVRDRIGVRYPADR, encoded by the coding sequence ATGGGTGGGTCGGTGCGCTGGGGTGTTCTGGCGACGGGCGGCATAGCCGCGAGGTTCACGGCGGACGTACAGGGGCTTCCCGACGCCGAGGTGGTGGCGGTGGCCTCGCGTACGGAGGCCTCGGCGCGGGACTTCGCCGAGCGGCACGGGATCGGGCGGGCCTACGGCAGCTGGGCGGAGCTGGTCGCCGACGACGAGGTGGACGTGGTGTACGTGGCCACCCCGCACTCGGCGCACCACGCGGCGGCCTCGCTGGCGCTGCGGGCCGGGAAGCACGTGCTGTGCGAGAAGGCGTTCACGCTCAACAGCCGGGAGGCGAAGGAGCTGGTGGCCCTCGCCCGGGACCGCGGTCTCTTCCTGATGGAGGCCATGTGGACCTATCTCAACCCGGTGGTCCGCCGCCTCACCGAGCTGGTCCGGGACGGGGCGATCGGCGAGATCCGGACCGTACAGGCGGACTTCGGCTTCGCGGGCGACTTCGCTCCCGGGCACCGGCTGCGCGACCCGGACCTGGGCGGCGGGGCGCTGCTGGACCTCGGGGTCTACCCGGTGTCGTTCGCGCAGCTGCTGCTGGGCGAGCCGGACCGGATCCAGGCCGACGCGCTGTTGTCCCCGGAGGGCGTCGACCTGAACACGGGGATGCTGCTCGGCTGGGACTCCGGCGCGACCGCGCTGCTCTCGTGCTCGATCGTCGGCCACCACCCGACGGCGGCCACCGTCATCGGCACGGCCGGGCGGATCGACCTCCCGCGCGACTTCTTCCACCCGGACCACTTCGTCCTGCGGCGGGCGGGCGCGGAGCCGGAGACGATCACCTCGGGGCCGGGACCGCGGGGGCTGACGGGCATGCAGTACGAGGCCGCCGAGGTGATGCGGGCGGTGCGGGCGGGCGAGAGCGAGTCCCCGCTCGTCCCGCTGGAGGGTTCGCTGGCGGTGATGCGGACGCTCGACGCGGTACGGGACCGTATCGGCGTCCGCTACCCGGCGGACCGCTGA